The Nicotiana tabacum cultivar K326 chromosome 1, ASM71507v2, whole genome shotgun sequence genome segment TTCAGCCTCTATATTGATTGAGGGCCTGGGCTCCTCCGTCTCAGACTGGCAGGGGCTCGGCACGTTGTACTCTATCCGTAATCGCTTACTGGTGGAAGCTTGCCTTGATGTAGAGGATGAGCGTCTCTTTTGACCCATATCTACACAATGGTGAAGAGTGAGTGACATTATTAACAATACGGAGAAGATACAGACGAATCAAAAGCAAGAAAGAAAATGCGATCTGGTCTGCGATCGCAAAACCATAATGCGGATCGTAGACTTGTCGTAGATCTTGTAGTCTCAACTGGTGGTCTCATTCTGTGgtgagttatgcggaccgcataaccatcgCAGAATTGACATGGCTATATGGTTCAAAACTGAAATCTCTGTATCACTCTACGGTGAATTTGCGGTCCGCATGTCAAATCTGCGATTGCAAAGACACCGTATTTCATCATCTCCTTCAGAAGATTTAGGGTTTAGTTGTGCGGCcaaaatgcggaccgcattttcACAATGCGGCCGCAGATGCCTTCTTCTACACAAGTCTCTCAAGCTTTCAACAATGGCGGTCCTATTTCATTCTACCCCGTACCCCAAATTATTTTCAACCCAAAAGCATCTACACTACAGAGAAGCAACTACACAAGCATCTAAACACATTTTTGCACAAGATTTAAACGAAAAATCTCTGAACCTACAGTGGAAATCACAGATAAAACGAGGGAGAAATGGGTACATACCAGCAGAGTTTGATGATTGGGACAATGAGTGTGCCAAATGGAGTCCTTTGGTTGCACACAATTTGAGCTTGATTTGGTTCGAAGTCCGTTCGTTTTCTTCCCccttttttcgttttgtttttcTATATTCTTTTTACTCccccttttttgttttgttttaagtGAGTGAGAGACGAGAGGGTTATGCGGACTTACCTTGTTGATTCTGCGATGGATAGGACACTGCATAACACACAGTGCGACCGCATGTGTGTTATGCGATGAGGTTAAGGACCAAGCTAAAGGGAGGCAAATGCAGTGCAAAATGCGGTCGCATAAATTATATACGGATTGCATAATGCACCACCTCACCGCATTTTCAACCACAATTTTAACCCAAATCTAGGTTTGCGGTCagagtgcggtccgcatagcacAAATGCAACCGCATTTGTGCAGCAGAATTCACCTAGTGGTTTTCTTCCACTTTTTATGCATTCGTACCAATTGTTGTGATCTTTTGAACCCCCTGCACTCTGACACACACTTTAAATTGCTCAAATAAATCTAtctatcaaaaactaaaaattcatagaacaaaagagtgttaccacacatgggttacctcccatgaagcgcttgatttaacatcgcggcacgacgaaGTTGATGTTCCTTTGGTTTCACTCAGTGGTCGGGCATGAATTGAGAGCCAGCTGCTCCACCAAATGTTTTTCTCTATCAgtgcccaagtagtgcttgatgCGTTGGCCATTTACCTTGAATGTCCGGGACCCATCTGTTGATTCTAATTCCACCGCTCCATAAGGAGAGGCATTGACCACTTTGAATGGACCGGaccattttgatttaagcttgCCCGGAAACAATTTGATCCTTGAGTTAAAGAGCAAGACCAAATCACCCGTTTTGAACTCTCTTTTCAAGATCTTCTTGTCATGGACAAACTTCATCCGTTCTTTGTACACAGCTGCACTTTCATAAGCATGGAACCGGAATTCCTCCATTTTATTGAGTTGTGTTAACCTCAAATTTGCAGCCTTAGCCCAATCTAAGTTCAGCCTTTTCAACGCACACATAGCTTTGTGTTCCAATTCCACGGGTAGATGACATGCTTTACCAAAGACTAGCCGATAAGGAGAAGTACCAATAGGGGTTTTGTAGGCCGTGTGGTatgcccacaatgcatcatctagcttccttgaccaGTTGGTCCTATTTGCGTTCACAGTTTTTTCTAGAatgctcttgatctcccggttggaaacCTCAACCTGACCACTTGACTGTGGATGATAAGGTGTGGCCACTTTGTGCTTTACGCCATACTTCTCAAGCAGCCCCGAGAATGCCTTGTTACAAAAATGAGATCCACCGTCACTAAGGATGGATCTAGGAGTGCCAAACTgagtgaatatgtttttcttcaagaaggcggtcacactccttgcctcattgtttggtaaggcaactgcttcaacccatttggacacgtattCCACAGCTACCAAGATGTATTTTATCCTGCAAGAACTTACAAAGGGGCCCATGAAGTCGATTCCCCACACGTCAAAGATCTCTATCTCCATCACAAAGTGCATTGGCATTTCATGCCTCTTGGAGATTGAACCTTGTCGTTGACATTGGTCGCaagccttgaccatttgattGGCATCATGGTAGATGGAAGGCCAATAATACCCACATTCAAGAACTTTAGCCGCCGTCCGATTTCCTCCATGATGACCCCCAACCGGTGAGTCATGGCATGCCTTGAGAATTGGCATAACCTCTTCTTCGGGAACACACCTTCTGATAATATTGTCAGCACAAACACGAAACAAGTATGGTTCCTCCCAATAGTATTGTCGGCAGTCTCTCAAAAACTTCTTTCTTTGATAAGATTCCAATCCGTCCGGGATAAGGTCACTAACCAAGTAGTTAGAAATATCGGCATACCAAGGAGCAAAAGTGCTAGATAATGCCAATATGTGCTCATCAGGGAATGCATCGTTGATTTCAAGATCTCCCTGTAGTCTCCCTGCTTCCTCAAGACTTGACAAAtgatccgccacttgattttgaGTTCCCTTGCGATCTTTGACTTCGAAGTCAAATTATTGCAACAACAAGACCCATCGAATTAATCGAGGCTTTGCATTCTTCTTTGCCATGAGATATCTAAGAGCCGCATGATCAGTGTATACCACCACCTTGGACCCCAACAAATAAGCCCAAAATTTTTCAAAAGCATACACAATAGCAAGAAGCTCTTGCTCAGTTATCGTGTAGTTCATTTGTGCCCCATTGAGAGTTTTACTTGCATAGTACACCGGGTGGAGAACTTTGTTGTGACGTTGGCCAAGCATTTCTCCAATGGCTACACCactggcgtcacacatgagctcgaaaggaagTGACCAATCGGGCGTGACAATAATAGGTGCCGTGGTGAGCCTTTGATTTAACTCCTCAAAAGCTTTAAGACAGTtctcatcaaacacaaacttggcatccttttcGAGGAGTTTGCACATGGTGTTAGCAATCTTGGAGAAGTCCTTGATGAAGCGCCTGTAAAACCCGACATACCCTAGAAAACTTCTAACACCTTTCACGGAGGTCGGTGGAGGAAGCTTAGAAATAATCTCAATCTTTTCCCGAGCGACTtctaccatgctttgaaattttgtgccCAAGCACAATGCCTTCGTcaaccatgaagtgacacttctcccaatttagcacaaGGTTGGTCTCTTCGCATCGCTTAAGCACTTGTCTAAGATTGTTAAGACAGTGCTCAAATGAATCACCAACCACCGAGAAATCATTCATGAAGACTTCAAGAATGTCCTCAACCATGTCGGAGAAGATGGACATCATACACCTTTGGAAAGTGGTCGGAGTATTGcacaagccaaatggcatccggcTAAAAGCAAAAGTGCCATACGGGCAAGTGAAcgtagttttctcttgatcttccaaaGCGATGTtgatttgattgtagccggagtaaccatcaaggaaacaataaaatgACCTCCCCGCTagcctatcaagcatttgatcaataaaaggcatagggaagTGGTCCTTGCAATTAGCATTGTTAAGTTTCCGATAGTCCATACAAACTCGCCATCCGGTCACAATTCGCGTTGGAATGAGCTCATTCTTCTCATTTTCGatcacggtcatgccacccttttttGGCACACATTGTACTGGCTCACCCACGAACTGTCGGCAATGGGGTAAactaccccggcatccaaccacttgataatctccttctttaCTACCTCTTGCATTGACGGGTTCAACCGCCTTTGATGTTCCACACTTGGCTTTGTTTCGCTCTCCAATTGGATTATATGTTCACAAATTCCCGTGGGGATTCCACGAATGTCCGAAATGGTCCATCCAATGGCTTTCCTATGTTCTTTCAAGACTTCCAACAATTGGTTTACCTGCATATCATTTAGCAAAGACGAAACGATTACGGGTAAAGTATCATtagagccaagaaatttataccttaagTGTAGCGGGAGAGGCTTGAGCTCTAGTTGTGGTGGCTCAATGATTGATGGCTTAGCGGGAGGTGTGGCCCTATTCTCCAAGTCAAGAGAAAGCTTTGCCTGAGTGTAAGTATAGGATCCAAGACCCTCCAATGCATTTACCGACTCCATGTACCCATCCATGTCCTCACCATCAAAGTTTACCAAGATAGCCGCCAATGCCTCACCAAGGCATTGTTCTTCCATTTTCAATTCGACGGCATCTTCAACCTCATCAACCACATCTATCACTGAAATGCTCTCATACTCATGGGGTAATTTCATACCTTTGCTCGCTTGAAATGTGACTTCTTCATCATTCACCCGGAACTTAATTTCATTTCACTCCGAATCCATGAGTGCTCTTCCCGTGGCTAGGAATGGTCTCCCCaagatgatagggatctctttatCAATAGCACAGTCAAGAATTACAAATTCGGTGGGCAAATggaattttccaactttcacaaTCACATCATCAACAATTCCTACCGGTCGCTTAATAGATCGATCGGTCATTTGTAACCTCATGCTTGTTGGCCT includes the following:
- the LOC142162622 gene encoding uncharacterized protein LOC142162622: MKLPHEYESISVIDVVDEVEDAVELKMEEQCLGEALAAILVNFDGEDMDGYMESVNALEGLGSYTYTQAKLSLDLENRATPPAKPSIIEPPQLELKPLPLHLRYKFLGSNDTLPVIVSSLLNDMQVNQLLEVLKEHRKAIGWTISDIRGIPTGICEHIIQLESETKPSVEHQRRLNPSMQEVVKKEIIKWLDAGVVYPIADSSWDHFPMPFIDQMLDRLAGRSFYCFLDGYSGYNQINIALEDQEKTTFTCPYGTFAFSRMPFGLCNTPTTFQRCMMSIFSDMVEDILEVFMNDFSVVGDSFEHCLNNLRQVLKRCEETNLVLNWEKCHFMVDEGIVLGHKISKHGRSRSGKD